The Enterobacteriaceae endosymbiont of Neohaemonia nigricornis genome has a segment encoding these proteins:
- the pth gene encoding aminoacyl-tRNA hydrolase, which translates to MNNNIKIIIGLGNIGNQYIGSRHNIGSDYIYQISKKFNVNIKKSNTLSGYIGKITKHNIILFIPDDFINNSGKSIFYITNFYKINLENILVIHDELDLLPGIAKFKYGGSSGGHNGVQSIINVFKHSSFYRLRIGIGKPNNKNKINNFVLNKPNINEIKNINLALQRSLYAIDILINTNNYNLAMNFLHKKIMD; encoded by the coding sequence ATGAATAATAATATCAAAATAATTATTGGGTTAGGCAATATTGGTAATCAATATATAGGTTCAAGACATAATATAGGTTCAGATTATATTTATCAAATATCTAAGAAATTTAATGTAAATATTAAAAAAAGTAATACCTTATCAGGTTATATTGGGAAGATTACTAAACATAATATTATTTTATTTATACCAGATGATTTTATAAATAATTCTGGTAAATCTATATTTTATATCACTAATTTTTATAAAATTAATTTAGAGAATATTTTAGTAATACATGATGAATTAGACTTATTACCAGGTATTGCAAAATTTAAATATGGTGGTAGTAGTGGTGGACATAATGGAGTACAAAGTATTATTAATGTTTTTAAACATTCATCATTTTATAGATTAAGAATAGGTATTGGTAAACCAAATAATAAAAATAAAATAAATAATTTTGTATTAAATAAACCAAATATAAATGAAATAAAAAATATTAATTTAGCACTTCAAAGAAGTTTATATGCTATAGATATTTTAATTAATACAAACAATTATAATTTAGCTATGAATTTTTTACATAAAAAAATTATGGATTAA
- a CDS encoding ribose-phosphate pyrophosphokinase, with amino-acid sequence MFNMKLFAGNSIPILSQKIAHALYMNLGNIFVGKFSDGEISVQINENVRGDDIYIIQSTCYPTNDNLIELIIMIDAFKRASAGRITAIIPYFGYSRQDRRICSARVPITAKVIAEFLSNVGVNRILTVDLHAEQIQGFFNIPVDNILSNSIFLQDIYKKKLENPIVVSPDIGGVVRARTLAEKLFSGTDIAIIDKRRPKPNVTEIMNVIGDINNRDCILVDDIIDTGGTLCQAANILKQNNAKHVYAYITHPIFSGNVINNINNSLIDEIIVCDSIPLSKQIKKLNNIKTLTLSMTLAEAIRRLNNEESLSMMFKKNISE; translated from the coding sequence ATGTTTAATATGAAATTATTTGCTGGTAATTCTATACCTATATTATCACAAAAAATAGCACATGCTTTATATATGAATCTTGGTAATATTTTTGTTGGTAAATTTAGTGATGGAGAAATATCAGTACAAATTAATGAAAATGTACGTGGAGATGATATCTATATTATTCAATCAACATGTTATCCTACTAATGATAATTTAATTGAATTAATAATTATGATTGATGCTTTTAAAAGAGCTTCTGCTGGCAGAATTACAGCTATTATTCCTTATTTTGGATATTCTAGACAAGATCGTAGAATATGTTCTGCTAGAGTGCCAATTACTGCTAAAGTAATAGCAGAATTTTTATCTAATGTTGGAGTAAACAGAATATTAACTGTAGATTTACATGCTGAACAAATTCAAGGTTTTTTTAATATTCCAGTTGATAATATATTAAGCAATTCTATTTTTTTACAAGATATATATAAAAAAAAATTAGAAAATCCTATTGTTGTATCTCCAGATATTGGCGGTGTAGTTCGTGCTAGAACTTTAGCAGAAAAATTATTTTCTGGAACTGATATAGCTATTATAGATAAAAGAAGACCTAAACCAAATGTTACAGAAATTATGAATGTTATCGGTGATATTAATAATAGAGATTGCATTTTAGTAGATGATATAATTGATACAGGTGGAACTTTATGTCAAGCAGCAAATATTTTAAAACAAAATAATGCTAAACATGTTTATGCTTATATTACACATCCAATTTTTTCTGGCAATGTAATTAATAATATTAATAATTCATTAATAGATGAAATAATTGTATGTGATAGTATACCTTTATCTAAACAAATAAAAAAACTTAATAATATAAAAACATTAACATTATCAATGACATTAGCAGAAGCTATTCGACGTTTGAATAATGAAGAATCATTATCTATGATGTTTAAAAAAAATATATCTGAATAA
- the prfA gene encoding peptide chain release factor 1: MDYFILKKLKILYNKYKNIEQKLTINTSSNDIENIKYLSTEYAKLSHIITLFSKWKKLKIELENNTLLLQDKEMHDIALEDINNIHIVKNDIENQIKILVLPQLHNKKDNRNCFLEIRSGSGGKESAIFVSEISRMYIRYAESKKWKIDIIHIHYCEYGGYKEIILKIIGKNVYGKLKFESGGHRVQRVPETESQGRIHTSTCIIAVMPELLKKEMPVINPQDLKIDTFRSSGAGGQHVNTTDSAIRITHLPTGIVVECQDERSQHKNKAKALSVLASRINAIKIAKQNKNKAHKKKMLLGTGERSDRIRTYNFIQKRVTDHRINLTIYKLSEIMNGKLDILINPIIKKYYDNITQSI; the protein is encoded by the coding sequence ATGGATTATTTTATTCTTAAAAAATTAAAAATTTTATATAATAAATATAAAAATATTGAACAAAAACTGACAATAAATACGTCATCTAATGATATTGAAAATATTAAATATCTTTCAACAGAATATGCAAAATTATCTCATATAATTACATTATTTTCAAAATGGAAAAAATTAAAAATAGAATTAGAGAATAATACATTATTATTACAAGATAAAGAAATGCATGATATTGCTTTAGAAGATATTAATAATATACATATTGTAAAAAATGATATAGAAAATCAAATTAAGATTCTTGTATTACCTCAACTACATAATAAAAAAGATAATCGTAATTGTTTTTTAGAAATTAGATCAGGTTCAGGAGGTAAAGAATCTGCTATATTTGTTAGTGAAATTTCTAGAATGTATATTAGATATGCAGAATCTAAAAAATGGAAAATAGATATTATACATATTCATTATTGTGAATATGGCGGTTATAAAGAAATTATTTTGAAAATTATTGGTAAAAATGTATATGGTAAATTAAAGTTTGAATCTGGAGGACATAGAGTACAAAGAGTACCAGAAACAGAATCTCAAGGGCGTATACATACTTCTACTTGTATTATTGCTGTTATGCCTGAATTATTAAAAAAAGAAATGCCTGTTATTAATCCGCAAGATTTAAAAATTGATACATTTAGATCTTCTGGAGCTGGTGGACAACATGTTAATACAACAGATTCAGCAATAAGAATTACACATTTACCAACAGGTATAGTAGTAGAATGTCAAGATGAAAGATCACAACATAAAAATAAAGCAAAAGCTTTATCAGTATTAGCTTCTAGAATTAATGCCATTAAAATAGCTAAACAAAATAAAAATAAAGCGCATAAAAAGAAAATGTTATTAGGTACAGGAGAACGTTCAGATAGAATTAGAACATATAATTTTATTCAAAAAAGAGTAACAGATCATCGTATTAATTTAACTATTTATAAATTATCTGAAATAATGAATGGCAAACTTGATATTTTAATTAATCCTATAATAAAAAAATATTATGATAATATTACTCAATCAATATAA
- the prmC gene encoding peptide chain release factor N(5)-glutamine methyltransferase, with protein sequence MIIAEWLKDASNFLQKNNIKNPQLEAIIILSFFLKKSKTWIYGFNNKKISLYQIKKLKILLKRRANKEPIAYILGYREFWSLNLYITPAVLIPRKETEILVLNTLQKISYKTKNILDLGTGSGAIALAIAKEHKYLNITAIDLSIKAIKIAKYNSYRLNLYNINFIHSNWFDQLYNQKFDIIVSNPPYISNKEYLFLYKYLRYEPYKSLVTKQKGLYDLKYIIIKSANYLYNFGWLILEHAPHQILYLRKFLKKNHFYNIHSYMDLNQQFRVICAQKIFNKNH encoded by the coding sequence ATGATTATTGCAGAATGGTTAAAAGATGCTAGTAATTTTTTACAAAAAAATAATATTAAAAACCCGCAATTAGAAGCAATAATTATTTTATCTTTTTTTTTAAAAAAGTCTAAAACATGGATTTATGGTTTTAATAATAAAAAAATTAGTTTATATCAGATAAAAAAATTAAAAATATTATTAAAAAGAAGGGCAAATAAAGAACCTATAGCTTATATATTAGGTTATCGTGAGTTTTGGTCATTAAATTTATATATTACACCTGCTGTATTAATACCTAGAAAAGAAACAGAAATCTTAGTACTAAATACATTACAAAAGATATCTTATAAAACAAAAAATATACTAGATTTAGGTACTGGTAGTGGTGCTATAGCTTTAGCTATTGCTAAAGAACATAAGTATTTAAATATTACAGCAATAGACTTATCTATAAAAGCAATAAAAATTGCTAAATATAATTCATATAGATTAAATCTATACAATATAAATTTTATACATAGTAATTGGTTTGATCAATTATATAATCAAAAATTTGATATTATTGTAAGTAATCCACCTTATATAAGTAATAAAGAATATTTGTTTTTATATAAATATTTAAGATATGAACCTTATAAATCTCTTGTAACAAAACAAAAAGGTTTATACGATTTAAAATATATAATTATTAAATCTGCAAATTATTTATATAATTTTGGATGGTTAATACTAGAACATGCACCACATCAAATATTATATCTAAGAAAATTTTTAAAAAAAAATCATTTTTATAATATACATTCATATATGGATTTAAACCAACAATTTCGCGTAATTTGTGCACAGAAAATTTTTAATAAAAATCATTAA
- the thrS gene encoding threonine--tRNA ligase: MQHYNNKTNNSQKLLARDHRIIGKQLDLYHFQDEAPGMVFWHHNGYIILKEIKKFLRIKLIEFKYQEVKTPIITDSIIWKHTGHWKIYKDAIFITASENRKYCIKPMNCPGHIQIFKQKRNSYKDLPIRLAEFGICHRNEPSGSLHGLMRLRNFTQDDAHIFCTIKQVAHEIENCIQMMYNIYHTFGFKKFVVKLSTRPNNRIGNDDVWDYTENILEEILHKLGIIFQYQSGEGAFYGPKIEFSFFDCLNREWQCGTIQLDFTLPKNLNIFYIDNNNQHQTPIIIHRAILGSLERFIGIIIEEYSGYLPIWLAPLQIIIINISEKHTDYVIKVFNLIKKHNIRVQTDVTNQKISFKIRQYTILHIPYILICGDKEIQNNMVTVRDTFGKNLGIMKIHDIINRVKTEINNYHICY, from the coding sequence ATGCAACATTATAATAATAAAACTAATAATTCACAAAAATTATTGGCTAGAGATCATAGAATCATTGGCAAACAATTAGATTTATATCATTTTCAAGATGAAGCTCCTGGAATGGTTTTTTGGCATCATAATGGTTATATTATTTTAAAAGAAATAAAAAAATTTTTAAGAATTAAATTAATAGAATTTAAATATCAAGAAGTTAAAACTCCAATTATTACAGACAGTATTATTTGGAAACATACAGGTCATTGGAAAATTTATAAAGATGCTATTTTTATAACAGCATCTGAAAATAGAAAATATTGTATTAAACCTATGAATTGTCCAGGACATATTCAAATTTTTAAACAAAAACGTAATTCATATAAAGATTTACCTATAAGATTAGCAGAATTTGGTATTTGTCATCGTAATGAACCATCAGGATCATTACATGGTTTAATGAGATTACGTAATTTTACTCAAGATGACGCACATATATTTTGTACTATTAAACAAGTAGCTCATGAAATAGAAAATTGTATACAAATGATGTATAATATATATCATACATTTGGATTTAAAAAATTTGTAGTTAAATTATCTACTAGACCAAATAATCGTATTGGAAATGATGATGTTTGGGATTATACAGAAAATATTTTAGAAGAAATTTTACATAAATTAGGTATTATATTTCAATATCAATCTGGCGAAGGTGCTTTTTATGGTCCTAAAATAGAATTTTCGTTTTTTGATTGTTTAAATAGAGAATGGCAATGTGGGACAATACAATTAGATTTTACATTACCTAAAAATTTAAATATATTTTATATTGATAATAATAATCAACATCAAACCCCTATCATTATTCATCGTGCTATTTTAGGATCTTTAGAACGTTTTATTGGAATTATTATTGAAGAATATTCTGGATATTTACCTATTTGGTTAGCACCATTACAAATAATTATAATTAATATTAGTGAAAAACATACTGATTATGTTATAAAAGTTTTTAATTTAATTAAAAAACATAATATAAGAGTACAAACTGACGTAACAAATCAAAAAATATCATTTAAAATTAGACAATATACTATTTTACATATACCCTATATTCTAATATGTGGTGATAAAGAAATACAAAATAATATGGTTACAGTAAGAGATACTTTTGGTAAAAATTTGGGAATTATGAAAATTCATGATATTATTAATAGAGTAAAAACAGAAATTAATAATTATCATATTTGTTATTAG
- the infC gene encoding translation initiation factor IF-3, giving the protein MHPNKINNEIRSKSVRLIGLKGEQIGIIKLQDALIQAKSIGFDLVEISPNSVPPVCRIMNYGKFLYAKNKTLKEQKKKQKIIHLKEVKFRPSTDIGDYQVKIRSLIRFLKQGDKLKVTLRFRGREMMHINIGLNMLHRIKNDLQNLAIVESFPSKIEGRQMIMILIPKKKN; this is encoded by the coding sequence ATGCATCCTAATAAAATTAATAATGAAATTAGGAGCAAAAGTGTAAGACTAATAGGATTAAAAGGTGAACAGATAGGAATTATAAAATTACAAGATGCTTTAATACAAGCAAAAAGTATCGGTTTTGATTTAGTAGAAATTAGTCCTAATTCTGTTCCTCCTGTATGTCGTATTATGAATTATGGAAAATTTTTATATGCTAAAAATAAAACTTTAAAAGAACAAAAAAAAAAACAAAAAATTATACATTTAAAAGAAGTAAAATTTAGACCCAGTACTGATATAGGAGATTATCAAGTTAAGATTCGTAGTCTTATACGTTTTTTAAAACAAGGTGATAAATTAAAAGTAACTCTTAGATTTAGAGGTAGAGAAATGATGCATATTAATATTGGTTTAAATATGTTGCATCGTATAAAAAATGATTTACAAAACTTAGCTATAGTAGAATCATTTCCTTCTAAAATTGAAGGAAGACAAATGATTATGATCTTAATACCTAAAAAAAAAAATTAG
- the rpmI gene encoding 50S ribosomal protein L35 encodes MLKMKTVRSFSKRFKKTGTGRYKHKQANLRHLLTKKTSKNKRSLRHKKIVNKGDTYSLKTCLPYL; translated from the coding sequence ATGTTAAAAATGAAAACTGTACGTAGTTTTTCTAAAAGATTTAAAAAAACAGGAACTGGACGTTATAAGCATAAACAAGCTAATTTAAGACATTTGTTAACTAAAAAAACTTCTAAAAATAAACGTTCATTAAGACATAAAAAAATTGTTAATAAAGGAGACACATATTCTTTAAAAACATGTTTGCCATATTTATAA
- the rplT gene encoding 50S ribosomal protein L20 — MTRIKRGITARAKHKKTLKKAKGYYGARSRTYRSANQAVIKAGQYAYRDRRQRKRKFRQLWITKINAATRKTNISYSCFINALKKSNIIINRKILSEIAVTHPENFTYLLKDTLKINSSLNH; from the coding sequence ATGACTCGCATTAAAAGAGGTATTACTGCACGTGCAAAACATAAGAAAACCTTAAAAAAAGCAAAAGGTTATTATGGTGCAAGATCACGTACATATAGATCAGCTAATCAAGCTGTTATTAAAGCAGGACAATATGCTTATAGAGACCGTCGTCAACGTAAAAGAAAATTTCGTCAATTATGGATTACAAAGATTAATGCAGCTACTCGTAAAACAAATATTTCTTATAGTTGTTTTATCAATGCTTTAAAAAAATCTAATATTATAATTAATAGAAAAATTTTATCTGAAATAGCTGTTACACATCCAGAAAATTTTACCTATTTATTAAAAGATACTTTAAAAATTAATTCTTCATTAAATCATTAA
- the pheS gene encoding phenylalanine--tRNA ligase subunit alpha gives MLSNNIISIIEKNINLITNLHDLNLLKNQYLGKNGYISKQFKKLKNHNLEDKIKKSIILHKYKKIITKIFIEYKKKLENIDINQKLTKQSIDITLPGRINRLGSIHPINNIINKIKYFFIKLGFQHICGPEIENNYYNFDALNIESYHSIRTQKDTFWINNDILLRTQTSNIQIRIMNMIPPPIRILTFGKVYRHDYDNTHTPMFHQMEGLYINNNVNFTDLKNILLNFVQYFFNKKIKVRFRPSYFPFTEPSLEVDIMNNKNKWIEILGAGLVHPNVLKNVNIDANTYTGYAFGIGIERLTMLYYNLQDIRVLFENDIRFLQQFNYITYKYDKV, from the coding sequence ATGTTATCTAATAATATAATTTCTATTATAGAAAAAAATATTAATTTAATTACTAATTTACATGATCTAAATTTATTAAAAAATCAATATTTAGGTAAAAATGGTTATATTAGTAAACAATTTAAGAAATTAAAAAATCATAATCTAGAAGATAAAATTAAAAAAAGTATTATTTTACATAAATACAAAAAAATAATTACTAAAATATTTATAGAATATAAAAAAAAACTAGAAAATATAGATATAAATCAAAAACTGACTAAACAAAGTATTGATATAACATTACCTGGAAGAATAAATAGATTAGGTTCTATACATCCTATTAATAATATTATTAATAAAATTAAGTATTTTTTTATAAAATTAGGTTTTCAACATATTTGTGGTCCTGAAATAGAAAATAATTATTATAATTTTGATGCATTAAATATTGAATCATATCATTCTATTAGAACACAAAAAGATACATTTTGGATTAATAATGATATTTTATTAAGGACACAAACTTCTAATATACAAATTAGAATTATGAATATGATACCACCGCCAATTCGTATATTAACGTTTGGTAAAGTATATCGTCATGATTATGATAATACGCATACCCCAATGTTTCATCAAATGGAAGGATTATATATAAATAATAATGTAAATTTTACAGATTTAAAAAATATTTTATTGAACTTTGTACAATATTTTTTTAACAAAAAAATAAAAGTAAGATTTAGACCTTCATATTTTCCATTTACTGAACCTTCTCTCGAAGTAGACATAATGAATAATAAAAATAAATGGATAGAAATTCTAGGGGCAGGATTAGTTCATCCAAATGTATTAAAAAATGTTAATATTGATGCTAACACATATACTGGTTATGCGTTTGGCATTGGAATAGAAAGATTAACCATGTTATATTATAATTTACAAGATATTCGTGTGCTTTTTGAAAATGATATACGTTTTTTACAACAATTTAATTATATAACATATAAATATGATAAAGTTTAG
- the pheT gene encoding phenylalanine--tRNA ligase subunit beta, with protein sequence MIKFSELWLRKWIICNKKLQFLTDTLTMTGFELENIEYLYKKNIDNIIVGEILNINISDYNNNIYDIIIDIKHSKLKVLSCYNINYIKNMKVIIATKQSSLYKKLVQIPKYNFLLYSEGILCNKEILPLDYVTNYNKNYKIYLPNTAINGNDANSFLKFPDKVISINIPYNRHDCSHIMGLARDLSSNNNINFQIPYDFIFNKTPKINNIHIKLNKLQLKQYLYNYKYCFIKNLNLKNKLPGWLIEKLLISGISIINNNPLLNISNYILLELGYPIHFYDFNKITGNIYIQKNRIPCKVITHAQQEINIYENIITVCDEQKILSALGLMQNYDVLTNLKTTNIFIECMCFNTKYIQILSQKYYNFTNFTNLYIKGLDPYFQQKVMIRTINLITKIFGGQIYNINSININNIIYKNKIIKLIYSKIFKLLGFNIPIKEIHNILKKIHIKIFKKNIDYCDIQIPSWRFDINNIEDIIEDIIRIYGYNKIPNKLIKLPINHHQIKKKQLMAIFINLYHSININNMKNILINRGYYEVINYSFINYKMLSMFSIKNNFIKIINPISKDMSVMRDSLFYGLINNILYNQNRQQKNLRLFEYGICFNINNKPILLENIIQQYFFSGIVNGNILDNNWSLQNRKIDFYDVKGDIECILNQYNNIKFKKNNTIFFLHPHQSASIYLNNINIGYMGVVHPKIIQFLNIKHDTIFFELFCNKINNTHQTKIDNISNLPINRREISFIINKNILYDEIIQSLKNMNIKEVINIKLFDVYEGQNIPTGYKNITLSLIIQHMQYTLNDDKINGIIQQYVQYLKNKFNIILRDQY encoded by the coding sequence ATGATAAAGTTTAGTGAATTATGGTTGCGTAAATGGATTATATGTAATAAAAAATTACAATTTTTAACTGATACATTAACCATGACAGGTTTTGAATTAGAAAATATAGAATATTTATATAAAAAAAATATAGATAATATAATAGTTGGGGAAATACTCAATATTAATATATCTGATTATAATAATAATATTTATGATATAATTATTGATATAAAGCATAGCAAACTTAAAGTTTTATCATGTTATAATATTAATTATATAAAAAATATGAAAGTTATTATAGCAACCAAACAATCTTCTCTATATAAAAAATTAGTTCAAATACCAAAATATAATTTTTTATTATATTCTGAAGGAATATTATGTAATAAAGAAATATTACCATTAGATTATGTAACAAATTATAATAAAAATTATAAAATATATTTACCTAATACGGCTATAAATGGAAATGATGCTAATAGTTTTTTAAAATTTCCAGATAAAGTAATAAGTATTAATATACCTTATAATCGTCATGATTGTTCTCATATCATGGGATTAGCAAGAGATTTGTCTTCTAACAATAATATTAATTTTCAAATCCCATATGATTTTATTTTTAATAAAACCCCAAAAATTAATAATATACATATAAAATTAAATAAATTACAGTTAAAACAATATTTATATAATTATAAATATTGTTTTATTAAAAATTTAAATTTAAAAAATAAACTTCCTGGATGGTTAATAGAAAAATTATTAATATCAGGAATATCTATTATTAATAATAATCCTTTATTAAATATTAGTAATTATATATTACTTGAATTAGGATATCCTATTCATTTTTATGATTTTAATAAAATTACAGGTAATATTTATATCCAAAAAAATCGTATTCCATGTAAAGTTATCACACATGCACAACAAGAAATTAATATATATGAAAATATTATTACTGTTTGTGATGAACAAAAAATATTATCTGCATTAGGATTAATGCAAAATTATGATGTTCTTACAAATTTAAAAACAACTAATATTTTTATAGAATGTATGTGTTTCAATACAAAATATATACAAATTCTTTCACAAAAATATTATAATTTTACTAATTTTACTAATTTATATATAAAAGGCTTAGATCCATATTTTCAACAAAAAGTTATGATTAGAACAATAAATCTAATTACTAAAATTTTTGGTGGACAAATATATAATATTAATTCTATCAATATTAATAATATTATTTATAAAAATAAAATTATTAAATTAATTTATAGTAAAATATTTAAATTATTAGGATTTAATATACCTATTAAAGAAATTCATAATATTTTAAAAAAAATACATATCAAAATTTTTAAAAAAAATATTGACTATTGTGATATTCAAATTCCTAGTTGGCGTTTTGATATTAATAATATAGAAGATATTATAGAAGATATTATACGTATATATGGATATAATAAAATACCTAACAAATTAATTAAATTACCCATTAATCATCATCAAATTAAAAAAAAACAATTAATGGCAATTTTTATAAACTTATATCATTCTATTAATATTAATAATATGAAAAACATATTAATTAATAGAGGATATTATGAAGTTATTAATTATAGTTTTATTAATTATAAAATGCTATCAATGTTTTCCATAAAAAATAATTTTATTAAAATAATTAATCCAATATCTAAAGATATGTCTGTAATGCGTGATTCTTTATTTTATGGATTAATTAATAATATTTTATATAATCAAAATAGACAACAAAAAAATTTACGTTTATTTGAATATGGTATATGTTTTAATATTAATAATAAACCAATATTATTAGAAAATATTATTCAACAATATTTTTTTAGTGGTATAGTTAATGGTAATATTTTAGATAATAATTGGAGTTTACAAAATAGAAAAATAGATTTTTATGATGTAAAAGGTGATATAGAATGTATTTTAAATCAATATAATAATATAAAATTTAAAAAAAATAATACTATATTTTTTTTACATCCACATCAAAGTGCATCTATTTATTTAAATAATATTAATATTGGATATATGGGAGTTGTACATCCTAAAATAATACAATTTTTAAATATAAAACATGATACGATTTTTTTTGAATTATTTTGTAATAAAATTAATAATACACATCAAACTAAAATAGATAATATTTCTAATTTACCTATTAATAGACGTGAAATATCTTTTATAATAAATAAAAATATTTTATATGATGAAATTATTCAATCATTAAAAAACATGAATATAAAAGAAGTTATAAATATAAAATTATTTGATGTATATGAAGGACAAAATATTCCTACAGGATATAAAAATATAACATTAAGTTTAATTATACAACATATGCAATATACATTAAATGATGATAAAATCAATGGTATTATACAACAATATGTACAATATCTAAAAAATAAATTTAATATAATATTACGTGATCAATATTAA
- the ribE gene encoding riboflavin synthase: MFSGIIQCIGKIINIITKKNIITIFVQTPKDFTLDLKIGDSISNNGCCLTIINIINNIIIFNIIKHTLSITTFKNIKIGELLNLEKPLKINEYIGSHIILGHITNIALITKIVNYTNYITLWMKPYHIKYMKFIIEKGSICIDGIGLTIDKVLSNQFSVNIIPITLYKTTLRTKHVNHNVNIEIDIYTKIIVNKIEKISKYFNIN; the protein is encoded by the coding sequence ATGTTTAGTGGCATCATTCAATGTATAGGAAAAATTATAAATATAATTACAAAAAAAAACATAATTACTATTTTTGTACAAACACCTAAAGATTTTACTTTAGATCTTAAAATAGGTGATTCAATTTCTAATAATGGCTGTTGTTTGACTATAATAAATATAATAAATAATATAATAATATTTAATATAATTAAACATACCTTATCTATTACAACTTTTAAAAATATTAAAATTGGTGAATTATTAAATTTAGAAAAACCATTAAAAATTAATGAATATATTGGTAGCCATATTATTTTAGGACATATTACAAATATAGCTTTAATCACTAAAATTGTTAATTATACAAATTATATTACATTATGGATGAAACCTTATCACATTAAATATATGAAATTTATTATAGAAAAAGGTTCTATTTGTATAGATGGTATAGGACTAACTATAGATAAAGTATTAAGTAATCAATTTAGTGTAAATATAATTCCTATTACTTTATATAAAACTACATTACGCACCAAACACGTTAATCATAATGTTAATATTGAAATTGATATATATACTAAAATTATAGTTAATAAAATAGAAAAAATTTCAAAATATTTTAATATAAATTAA